A window of Rubricoccus marinus contains these coding sequences:
- the uppS gene encoding polyprenyl diphosphate synthase, with product MQTTLRKGLHVALVMDGNGRWAEQRGLPRTEGHRAGVEAVRRVVRAAPASGVTTLTLYAFSSDNWKRPRAEVTALMGLFGLGLRREVPELKASGVRLTAIGRRDRLPGTIRSALARAEWETRHGTRLHLRLALDYSSRDALCRAATDLASGARAASPEACAVTREDMEAALGRALHPDGVDACPVDLFVRTSGERRLSDFLLWELAYAELLFLALPWPDVTGETLADAVADFRSRQRRFGGLAPSSAAQASGASASNAPVPNTPASGALAHLAA from the coding sequence ATGCAAACCACTCTTCGCAAAGGACTCCACGTCGCGCTCGTCATGGACGGCAACGGCCGATGGGCCGAGCAACGCGGCCTCCCCCGGACAGAAGGGCACCGCGCCGGCGTCGAGGCCGTGCGCCGTGTCGTGCGTGCCGCGCCGGCCTCTGGCGTGACCACGCTCACGCTCTACGCCTTCTCGTCAGACAACTGGAAGCGCCCACGCGCCGAGGTGACGGCTTTGATGGGCCTGTTCGGCCTCGGCCTCCGCCGCGAGGTGCCCGAGCTCAAAGCCTCTGGCGTGCGCCTGACCGCCATCGGCCGCCGCGACCGGCTGCCCGGCACGATCCGCTCCGCCCTCGCCCGCGCCGAGTGGGAAACGCGCCACGGCACGCGCCTGCACCTCCGCCTCGCGCTGGACTACTCCTCGCGAGACGCCCTGTGCCGCGCCGCAACCGACCTCGCCTCTGGCGCACGCGCGGCCTCGCCAGAGGCGTGCGCCGTCACGCGCGAAGACATGGAGGCCGCGCTCGGACGTGCACTCCACCCGGACGGCGTGGACGCCTGCCCCGTCGATCTCTTCGTGCGCACAAGCGGCGAGCGCCGCCTGAGCGACTTCCTCCTCTGGGAGCTGGCCTACGCCGAGCTCCTCTTCCTCGCCCTCCCCTGGCCCGACGTGACCGGCGAGACGCTCGCCGACGCCGTGGCGGACTTCCGCTCCCGCCAGAGGCGCTTTGGCGGCCTCGCTCCCTCAAGCGCCGCCCAGGCCTCTGGCGCCTCGGCTTCCAACGCCCCAGTGCCCAACACGCCAGCCTCTGGCGCCCTCGCTCACCTCGCCGCCTGA